AGCGTCGAGCCCATACCCGACCGCCGCCGGAAAATTTATATGTGATAATTAACCGGCGGTGAGTAGGAGGGTCGCGGTGGCGAGCGTCGAAGGTGCCGGGCGTGAGCCCGCCTGGAGCCGCCACCGGTGCAGATCTTGGTGGTAGTAGCAAATACTCAAGTGAGAACCTTGAGGACTGAAGTTGGAGAAGGGTTCCATGTGAACAGCAGTTGAACATGGGTCAGTCGGCCCTAAGGAATCGGAGAAATCCGTTCTGAAGCGAgacattgatttgatttaattaaaaaaaaaatgaaatgttagtcTCGCTGCCGACCGAAAGGGAATGGGGTCAATATTCCCCAACCCGGACACGGAGATAGACCCCTCGGGGTCAAGTGCGGTAACGCAACCGAACTCGGAGACGTCGACGGAGGACCCGGGGAAGAGTTGTCTTTTCTTTGTAAGGGTTCGTGTCCCTGGAATCGGCTCGTCCGGAGATAGGGACGCTGTTCCCGTAAAAGCACCGCGGCTCTTGCGGTGTCCGGTGCGCCTCTGTCGGCCCTTGCAAATCCGAGGGAGAGAGTGTGATTTTCGTGCCGGTCCGTACCCATATCCGCAGCAGGTCTCCAAGGTGAACAGCCTCTAGTCGATAGAACAATGTAGGTAAGGGAAGTCGGCAAGTTCGATCCGTAACTTCGGGACAAGGATTGGCTCTGAGGACTGGGCCCGTCGGGCTGGGGTCCGAAGCGGGTGTGGCACTGCACCGGGACTGGGCGAGACTGACCGGGGCGACTCGGTTCGGTTCGGCCCGGACCAGCGTCGGGGCCTTCCCGTGGAATGCCTCAGCTGCGCGGCGGACCGTGCTCCTCGCGCGGACCGACCGTTTCGGCGGGCGACTAACAGCCGACTCAGAACTGGCACGGACTAAGGGAATCCGACTGTCTAATTAAAACAAAGCATTGCGATGGCCGGAGAGCGGTGTTGACGCAATGTGATTTCTGCCCAGTGCTCTGAATGTCAAAGTGAAGAAATTCATCCAAGCGCGGGTAAACGGCGGGAGTAACTATGACTCTCTTAAGGTAGCCAAATGCCTCGTCATCTAATTAGTGACGCGCATGAATGGATTAACGAGATTCCCAACTGTCCCTATCTACTGTCTCGTCTCTCCGAAAGGAGAGGAGGGTGAGTGATTCCGTCTCAAATAGGCTCTCCTCACCCAAAATGGAAATGCCTTCTCGTGGCACGAGACGTTACGGAGGAAGACACTCCGCCAACTTGTCTTGGCGTAGCAGAGTCTTCTTACTCCAAACTAAATTTCCACTGGATACCAGTTGCGAGGAGCTTCAGCTGTGAAAACCATAGCGGCGGTTCTGTTCTTGTTGACGACCGGGCGCCCTAGTTGGCACTTCTACGATGCGACATCCCGTAGTAGGCGTTAGCTTGAACTCCGTCTGCGATTGGAAGCTGCTGATCAACCAACCTCTGGTTCCCCCGCATCCCTCTCTCAGTTCTGGGCTGGGAGGAGACGTCAGTCTAGGCTGTGTGTGCCGGACAGTTGGAGAATGGAGCCCTCGCGGACCAAACTCTGCTGTTTGTGCTTAACCGGTCTAAGCAGTCTTCTCTGTAGTGGGGAGCCTGGGAGGGGGTCTCTCTAGCTAAGTGACCATTTCGGTCTCTCGTAACCCCTTGAAATAGGTTACCCCTTTAGTGCAGAACAACTAGACActtgttaggttacagtaataaatttattgaagttcATTTAGACTTAACTTTGTTTTATCAGGCCTCTTCAGGcaataaattaatagttaaaattaatacttaaaatagcAGGTTTCAAAAACGTTTTACACAAACAAACTCTCTCCAAATTCTAGTTATCTTGCTCGCGAGTTAAAACCTTAACGCAGCAAATATTTCACTaacttttccaaaaatgtatataatgtaaataatgtaaatatcattagttagtcagtttttcttcttcttctgtgcGTATTAGCACCTCTTGACTCCTGATTCAGTTTAAGTGCCgcactaaaatttcaaaaacagtacaaaaataaaaacacaaaaataaattaaaattccgcACCACGGAAGCTATTATGCACGTTGTGTGGTGACTGGGCTAGTTGTAAAAACCGAGGAAGAGGAAATCTGTCTTACCTGCCCTTCAATGGCAACCATCTCACGCCACTGTTGGGAATCACTGGGGTGACCCAGGCCCTTCGGCAGAACGGGGATGGTGGCAAGACAGATGGAGACTTTCGGAGTGGCACCTCTAGCTCGGTACCTGTTGTGTTCCCTTGCTCTTAGAAGGGGAGACGGACGGCTCCACGTTCCTAACTTGCTTGTTCTTTTCGAGAAATCCTCTGGGGGGAGTCCCTCGCTGCGCGTGAGTATGGTGAGGAGGTACCCTCGGATCGTGCTGGGACAGCACGTTGAGACGGGTGAGTTTTGGTAAGGGCCCTGTTAGTTTGCCTTCGTAGACTCCAGGGACATTCTTGACGGGAACTTTCTCCTGACTAGGCGTCCAGAGGAACGAGGCGGTTCTGGTTTCATCTACCGTAAAAAGAAGAACAAACCCTGTCCCAATTCTCAAATATGGCTACAACTATAGGTAATAAGATTTTGGCGAAAAGCGACTCCCGCTCTAGTTTAAACTTACTTTCTGACGATAGCGATATTTTTGAAAACGCGAAAGAAGATGATGTTCTAGCGGCAGATTCACCTCTGCGGAAACCTCCAACTACTTCAGTAGTTGccgagaaattaaaaaacaataataagaaaCACTCACTTAGCTCTAAGTTTCTTTTGGCTAAAGCCAACAAGTCTGCAAACACCGCAGATATAACTAAACAGAAAAAGCGCAAAAAGCGCCTGGCAAAATCGTTAAAGAAAGCCAAacaaaaaatgacagaaaaacatCTCAACCTCATTCCAGAGGGTGTTCCATTTAAACCCCTCCCTAAGGTCAGTAATACTGACATAGACAATATGGAGAGTGAGGACCTCATCCCGGGTACTCCAGAGTCCCAACAGGGAATATTTAACAACTTTGAGAGGTCCCACTTCTCAGCGGTAAATGACCTGCAGACTTTCATTGCCAAACACAAGCTGAAAAGCAATGCTGCAGTTGAACTTATGGGGATTTTTACCCGTCTTGTGGAAAGCTTTGACATGGGAGCAATAAACAAGAGGAtagaaaatttagaacaaaaagtGGGCATTCCCGCGTCACCTCCAGCCCAACCTATAACAAAAACGTATGCCTCAGTGGCACAGCAGTGGTCGCAGGGTCTCCTGCCCACGCCAAATTTGCCAATACAGAATAGGGAACAGAACCCTCCTATATCTAATATAGCTAAACCACCAAATAAACCAGTAGCTAAACAATCAGCTGTAACACCAGCTAAACCACTAGCTAAACAATCAGCTATTACACCAGCTAAACAAACAGTAAGACAACGGGCTCCTGAGCAAGCCAAAAGGCAGAAAACAACAGAGAAGGCAGAATTTGTGGCCTTGCCCACAATCATTGTTGCCCCTCTAAACTCAGACCCAATGGAGGAGGAAAACACCACTAACCTCAATTTAAAATCTCTCCTGGAGGCAAATATACGCCCCAAAGCTCTTGGGGTCAGAATTATTTCTTGTAGGGAGGCAAGATCGAAAAACATCCTGATCTCGGTCCCCACCCAGGAAATGGCCTCAAAACTCTTGGAGGCAATTAATGTTCATGACTACCTCAAAACTATTTGTGAGGCACGCTTTCCGCAAAAGCGTGACCCGCAAATTATAATATACGATGTTGACAACACCGATCAAAACAAAAATGATGAAgaagaaaacttcataaatagaATTAAGGAAGACAATAATCT
Above is a genomic segment from Argiope bruennichi chromosome 1, qqArgBrue1.1, whole genome shotgun sequence containing:
- the LOC129975713 gene encoding uncharacterized protein LOC129975713, which produces MVAIEGQPRLTSPPSPELREGCGGTRGWLISSFQSQTEFKLTPTTGCRIVEVPTRAPGRQQEQNRRYVRASSESAVSRPPKRSVRARSTVRRAAEAFHGKAPTLVRAEPNRVAPVSLAQSRCSATPASDPSPTGPVLRANPCPEVTDRTCRLPLPTLFYRLEAVHLGDLLRIWVRTGTKITLSPSDLQGPTEAHRTPQEPRCFYGNSVPISGRADSRDTNPYKEKTTLPRVLRRRLRVRLRYRT